CGGTCGCTGCCCGTGGCGCAGCGCGACGATGTCGCCCTGCGAGCCGACGGCGAAGAACCGGCGACCCTGGCCGAGCTCCTCGCGTGCCTCGGCGAGCTCCGCGTCGAGCTCCTCGACCCGGGCGCGCAGGGCGGCCACCTGGTGCTCGAGCTCGAAGATGCGCTGGATCCCGCCGAGGGAGACGCCCTCGTCCTGGGAGAGGCGCTGCACCTCGCGCAGCCGGGTGACGTCGGCGGCGCTGTACCGCCGTCCGCCACCACGGGTGCGCGAGGGGATGACGAGCCCCATCCGGTCGTACTGACGCAACGTCTGCGCGTGCATGCCGGCGAGCTCGGCGGCGACGGAGATGACGAAGACCGGGGACTCGTCGTCACCGCTCAGTCCCGAGATCCGGGCCATCGAGCTCACGTCCTCTCTGCGTCGGTCTCCCGCGGTCAGCCCCGCGCCGCGGACGCGAGGTCTGCGCGCGGGTCACCGGTGGCCGAGTCGCGCAGGACCTGGATGGCCTCGCGCTCGGCATCGCTGAGATCGGTCGGCACGACGATCTGCACCTTGGCGAGCAGGTCCCCCTTCGCCTTGGCGGTCGCCACCCCGCGCCCCTTGAGCCGCAGCACACGGCCGCTCGGGGTGCCGGGGGCGATCTTGACCTTCACGCTCGACCCGTCGAGGGTCGGCACGGCCACGGTCGCCCCGAGCGCCGCCTCGGCGAAGGTCACCGGCAGGTCGATCGTCAGGTTGTTGCCGTCGCGCCCGAAGACCGGGTGCGCCTGCACCGAGACGGTGAGGATCAGGTCGCCACGCCCGACGCTCGGGTCGCCGTGGGCGCCCTTGCCGCGCACGCGGATCTTCTGCCCGTCCTTGACGCCGGCGGGGATCTTGGCGTTGACCTTCTCGCCGTTGACGTCGAGGGAGATGGTGCGCCCCTCGACGGCGTCGCGGAAGGACAGCTGTGTCCGGGCGGTGAGGTCGGCACCCTTCTGCGGTCCACGGGGCGAGCGGAAACCGGCGCCCTGGCCACCGAAGCCGGCTGGCCCGGCGCCACCGCCGAACATCGAGAGGATGTCCTCCAGGTCCGGCTCACCGGCCCCGCCCCCGGCGAAGGGGGAGCCGCCCCCGGTGCTGTAGCGCATCCGGGAACCGCCCCCTCCCCCGCCGAAGGCGGAGAAGATGTCCTCGAAGCCCCCGTTGCCACCGGGGCCGCCCGCGGTGAAGCGGGCACCCCCGCCGGTCATGGAGCGGATCGCGTCGTACTCGCGCCGCTCCTCGGGGTCGGAGAGCACGGCATGGGCCTCGCCGATGTCCTTGAACTTCTGCTCGGCCGCTGGGTTCCCCTCGTTGCGGTCGGGGTGGTACTGCTTGGCGAGCTTCCGGTAGGCCTTTTTGATCTCGCTCGTCTCGGCGTCCTTGCTGACCCCGAGGACGGCATAGAAGTCCTTGTCCAACCAGTCCTGACTTGCCATGTTCTCCTCCTTCCGGGCTTCGGGTGGTTACTGCGGGTCGGCGACGGCGACGCGGGCCGCCCGCAGCACACGATCGCCCGCACGGTAGCCCGGCTGGAGGACCGTGACGACCGTCGTCTCGGTCGTGTCCGTCGGCAGGTCCGCGTCCTCCGGGTCCCACTCGGCGTGCATCAGTGCCTCGTGGACGTTGGGGTCGAAGGGCTCGCCCTTGGCCCCGACGCGCTCCAGGCCGTACTTGCCCAGCGCCTGCTGGAGCTTGTCGGTGATGGTGCGCACCGGGCTGCCCTCGGGCAGGTCCCCGTGCTGGTCGGCGAGCTGGATCTCGTCGAGCACCGGCAGGAGCGTCTCGAGGACGTCGTGCGCCGCACGGATCTGGATATCCGCCCGGTCGCGGTCCACGCGCCGCTTGTAGTTGACGTACTCGGCCTGCAGCCGCAGCAGGTCCTCGAGGCGCTCGGCCGCGAGGGCGGTGTCGGGGTGCACATCGGCCTCGGGGGTGTCCGACTCGGCCGGCGTGTCGTCTCCGTCGGAGGCCCCGCCGGGGGCGGCCCCGGAGGGTGCAGTCTCCTGCTCCTCCGGGACCACCTCGGCGTCGACCGGCTCCTCGGCCCGGGTGTCCGCGTCAGCGGTCACCTCGGGGTCGATCGGCTCGTTGGGGTCGGTCACTTCTTCTCCTCGGAGTCAGCGTCCTCGTCGACGACCTCGGCGTCGACGATGTCGTCGTCGCCCTCGGTCGAGCCCTGGTCGCCGCCGGTGTCGGCGCCGGGGGTCTCGCCACCGGCCTGGCCCTCCTCGGCGGAGGCCGCGTAGAGGGCGGCGCCCATCTTCTGGCTCTCCTCGTTGAGGGTGTCGACCTTCTTGTTGAGGTCCTCGACGCTGATCTCGGACTCGGGCTTGATGGCCTCCTTGAGGTCGGCGAGGGCGTCGTCGACGGGCTTGCGCTGCTCGTCGGTCAGCTTCTCGCCGGACTCGGAGAGGAACTTCTCCGTGGAGTAGACGAGGTTCTCCGCCGTGTTGCGGGCCTCGGTCTCCTCACGACGCTGCCGGTCCTCGTCCGCGTGGGCCTCGGCCTCCTTGACCATGCGGTCGATCTCCTCCTTCGACAGCGCGGAGCCGCCGGAGATGGTGATCTTCTGCTCCTGGCCGGTGCCGCGGTCCTTGGCGGAGACGTTGACGATGCCGTTGGCGTCGATGTCGAAGGTGACCTCGACCTGCGGCACACCACGCGGCGCCGGCGCGATGCCGGTCAGCTCGAAGGTGCCGAGGTTCTTGTTCTGCTGCGCGATCTCGCGCTCACCCTGGAAGACCTGGATGAGCACCGAGGGCTGGTTGTCCTCGGCGGTCGAGAACACCTCCGAGCGCTTCGTCGGGATGGCCGTGTTGCGCTCGATCAGCTTGGTGAACAGGCCGCCCTTGGTCTCGATGCCCAAGGACAGCGGGGTGACGTCGATGAGCAGAACGTCCTTGCGCTCGCCCTTGAGGACACCGGCCTGCAGGGCCGCGCCGAGCGCGACGACCTCGTCCGGGTTGACGCCCTTGTTCGGGTCCTTCTTGGTCATCTCCTTGACGAGCTCGCTGACCGCGGGCATGCGGGTCGAGCCACCGACGAGGACCACGTGGTCGATGTCGGAGAGGGAGACCCCGGCGTCCTTGATGACGTTGTCGAAGGGCTGCTTCGTGCGGTCGAGCAGGTCCTTGGTCATCTGCTCGAAGTTCGCGCGGGAGAGCGACTCGTCGAGGTGGATCGGGCCGTTGTCGCCCATCGACAGGTACTGCAGGTTGATGGAGGTGGTCGAGGAGGAGGAGAGCTCCTTCTTGGCCTGCTCCGCCGCGTCCCGCAGACGCTGCATGGCGATCTTGTCGTTGCTCAGGTCCACGCCGGTGTTGTTCTTCACCTGGGTGAGCAGGTGGTTGACGATGCGCTCATCCCAGTCGTCACCACCGAGCTGGTTGTCACCGGAGGTGGCACGCACCTGGATGGTGGAGAAGCCGTCCTCGGGGTCCTTGCCGACCTCGAGCAGGGAGACGTCGAAGGTACCGCCACCGAGGTCGAAGACGAGGATGAGCTCGTCCTCCTTGCCCTTGTCGAGGCCGTAGGCCAGGGCCGCAGCGGTGGGCTCGTTGACGATGCGCAGGACGTTCAGGCCCGCGATCTCGCCGGCCTCCTTGGTGGCCTGGCGCTCGTGGTCGTCGAAGTAGGCGGGGACGGTGACGACGGCGTCGGTCACGTCCTCACCGAGGTAGGCCTCGGCGTCGCGCTTGAGCTTCTGCAGCGTGCGGGCCGAGATCTCCTGGGCGGTGTACCTCTTGCCGTCGATCTCGTCGGTCGTCCAGTCGGTGCCGATGTGGCGCTTGACGGAGCGGACGGTGCGGTCGGCGTTGGTCACCGCCTGACGCTTGGCGACCTCTCCGGCGAGGACCTCGCCGCCCTTGGAGAAGGCCACGACGGACGGGGTGGTGCGCCCGCCTTCGGCGTTGGCGATGATCGTGGGCTCGCCACCCTCGAGGACGGCGACGGCAGAGTTGGTGGTTCCGAGGTCGATGCCAACGGCACGGGCCATGGGGGTGCTCCTTCGTGATCGCGGCGCCGAGGTGGTTGACCCCGGCGGAGTTGAGTTGTTGTCACTCAACTTAGATACCGGCTCACGGCTTGCGCAAATCGGAGGCTCAAAAGTTGAGTTCACTCGGCTCAACTATGGGCGAAGGGGGTTTGTTCCCGGCTCGAGGGATCGCGTCGACCCGCTGTGCGCGGCAGGCCCCCGGTGGGGTCGTGCTGTCTCCCGCGACCCGCCGCCGTTGCCGAGGTCGGCCACGCTGACGGAGAATCGGGGCGGGCCCCCACTTCCCGGGGGTCCGTCCGTACGGGGAGGTACGTCATGACGAGCACATCAACCCGCCGTCCGGCCGGGAGTGCCGGTCACGACGTGCGCAATGCCTGGCTGAGCGTGCTCCTGCTGCCGATCGCCTTCGGGCTGGCCTTCCTCATCGGTGAGGGCCTCATCGGGCTCTTCGGGTACCCCGTCGGCGACACGGCCGGCGAGGCACCGCTGTGGGCCATCCTGGCGGCGACCATCCCGGCCCTGCTGGTCTTCTGCCTACCGGCCCTCCTCTCCTCCTGGTTCGCCCGTCGGGCCGCCTCACACGGCGACCGCCGCGGGTGGGTACCGGCGACCCTGCTGGCCGTCGTCGCGCTGGCGTTCATCGCGATGAACGTCCTCGCCGGACTCGGTCTCGAGATGCAGTCGGGGTGACGGCGCCGAGGCCGGCGGCCAGCGCCTCGAGGCGGAGCGCGACCAGGACGCACATGACGCACCAGGGCAAGAGCGACAGGATCGACATCACCAGCCCGAGGACGCCGAAGGTCGAGGGGACGAGCATCAGCACCCCTGCCACGAAGGCCCACCACGCGACGGCACGCCCGAGCACCCGGGTGCGCAGCAGGGCGGTCGCGACCAGCAGCAGGGCGATCCCGTTGAGGATGTAGTAGGTCAGGAACGCCGTCCCCCGCCACGACGCCATCAGCACCTCCCCCGCAGCCAGGAGAGCCGGCCGGTCGGCGACGGGCGCAGCCGCGTGCTCCTGCGCAAGCAGCAGCATCTCGACGGACGGGTTGGAGGAGAGGTAGGCCGCCATGCCCAGGACGACCAGCAGCCCGGCGATCGCAGCCGTGGACCGGGCCTGCTGCCAGAGCACGACGACCAACGCCAGGTAGACCAGGGCGACCAGGACGTTGTTGAGGCCGTAGATCACGTCGAGGCTGACCAGGCCGAGCAAGGGACTGCGCGTCATGAGGTCGACGAACTCCGCGGCCGTGGCCGGTGGCGGGTGGAGAGCGAAGACGACGACCTGCACCAGGACGAGCACCACCGAGCCCAGCGCTGCGACGGCGCCGGTGCGCAGCACGCCCCGCCACGGAAGCAGGGCCTTCCGGGCGGCGACGATCTCGTCGTCCACGCACGCAAGTCTGGCACGGGCGGCGCACGGTCACTCGGGTGAGCGGCCCTCGTGCCGCTGGTCAGCGCGCGACGTAGATGGTGTTGCTCGACTGGCCGCCGGTGAGGAAGTTGGCGAAGGCCACCACGAGCGCGTCCACATGGTCGAAGACCCGCTCGAGCAGCCCGCAGAACTGCTCGTCGGGCGGGTCGTCCGACCAGAGCGCGAAGACCCCGCCGGGACGCAGGTGGGCGGTGAGCCGGCGCAGTCCGTCCTCGCTGTAGAAGGGGGCGTGGTCGGGGTGGAGCAGGTGGTGCGGGGTGTGGTCGATGTCGAGCAGCACCGCGTCGAAGGTCCGCCCCGGGGCGTCCGGGTCGAAGCCTGCCTCGGACGCCGCGAGCGCGAAGAAGTCGTCGTGCAGCAGCCGGGTGCGCGGGTCCCGCACGAGGTCGGCCGACTCGGGCAGCAGCTCGCGCTCGTGCCAGTCGATCACCTCCGCCATCGCGTCGACGACGACCATCGAGCGCACCCGCGGGTCCTCGAGCGCGGCCCGCGCCGTGCAGCCCAGGCCGAGGCCGCCGACGACCACGTCCAGCTGGTCCCCCTTCGCCTCGGCCAGCCCCAGCCGGGCCAGCTCGACCTCGGCGACCGTGAACAGGCTCGACATGAGGAACTCGTCACCGAGCTTGACCTCGTAGACTTCCACCTTGAGCGTCGGCTCGACCCGTCGGCGCAGGCTGATCTCCCCCCGGGGCGTCGAGCTCCAGGCGAGCTCCTCGAATCGTCGCATCGCCCCAGTCTGCCCCCTCCGGGTGTCGCGCGTCGGCGGCGGCGGAGCGGGTACGGCAAGGGGGCGACGTCATCGAGAGGAAGAGGATGAACGCGGAAGACGAGAGGGTGCTGTTCGCGACCATCGCGAGGGACCTGGCCAGCAAGACCTCCGAGCAGGCCATCCTCGACTCGGTCGTGGAGATGGCCGTACGACTGGTGCCCGGGTGCGATGACGCCGGGGTCATGATCATCACCAAGCAACACAAGGTCGAGACCCCCGCTGCCACCAGTCAACGGGTGCGTGACTCCGACGACGCCCAGGCCGAGCACGGCGAAGGGCCGTGCTTCGACGCCTCGCACGCGCACGAGGAGCGCAACGCGGCCTTCCACTGCCACTCGACGAGCGCCGATTCCCGGTGGCCCCGGTACCTGCCGCGGGCGCGGGAGCTGGGGGTGGGGAGCATACTCGGCTTCCAGCTGTTCAGCCACGAGCACACCTTCGGCGCCCTGAATCTCTACAGCGACCGGGAGCACGCCTTCAGCGCCGAGAGCGAGAACCGCGGGTGGGTCCTGGCCTCCCACGCCGCGGTCGCGCTGACCTCGGCACGCACGAGCCGGCAGCTGCACGCGGCCCTGGAGAACGCGCGCACGATCGGCCAGGCGGTCGGGATGGTGCGGGCCCGGTACGACATGTCGGAGGAGCAGGCGACCTCGGCCCTGCTGCGGATGTCGCAGGAGAACAACGTCAAGATGGCCGACCTCGCCCGGTCGGTGGTCACGGACGGCGTCCAGGCCCGCTGACACGGGCTCCCGGCGAAGGGAGACAATGTCGACATGGGTGCAGGACATGCTCACTCCCCGCCAGCCGATGACGCGGGGCACCCCGGGGACTTCCGCACGAAGCTCGCCATCGCCTTCGCGATCACGGCGGGCATCGTCGTGGCCCAGGCCGTGGGCGCCTGGGTCACCGGCAGCCTCGCGCTCCTGACCGACACGGCCCACGCCCTGACCGACGCCTCCGGGCTGCTGGTCGCCCTCATCGCCGGCACGCTGATGCTGCGACCGGCCGCCTCCACCCGGACCTGGGGGTACCGGCGGGTCGAGGTGATCGCCGCACTCGCCCAGGCGACCCTGCTCCTCGTCGTCGGCGCCTACGCGGCGGTCGAAGGCGTCCGTCGCCTCGTCGCCCCGCCCGAGGTGCCCGCCGGGGAGCTGCTCGTCTTCGGCATCATCGGCCTCGTCGCCAACGCCGTCGCCATCGGGGTCCTGGCGTCGAACCGGTCGGCCAACCTCAACATGCGCGCCGCCTTCCTCGAGGTGCTCAACGACGCCCTCGGCTCGGTGGGCGTGATCATCGCGGCGATCGTCATCGCGACGACCGGCTACCTGCAGGCGGACGCGATCGCGGGCCTCTTCATCGCCGCGCTCATCGTCCCGCGGGCGGTCAAGCTCCTGCGCGAGACCTCCAGCGTGCTGATGGAGTTCACGCCCAAGGGACTCGACCTCGACGACGTCCGCGAGCACATGCTGTCCGTGGAGCACGTGCGCGAGGTCCACGACCTGCACGCCTCCACGGTGGCCACCGGCCTGCCGACCCTCAGCGCCCACGTCGTCGTCGACGACGAGTGCTTCGCCGACGGGCACGCCGCCGAGGTGCTCGCCCACGTGAAGACGTGCGTCGCCGAGCACTTCGACGTCGCCATCCACCACTCGACCATCCAGATCGAGACGCCGTCGATCAGCGCGGCCGAGCCGCGGTCGACGAAGCACTGAGGTCCGTGTGCGCGTCCGTGGCACGGGAGGCCGCGGGCGGGCCGATAGCATCAGGCGACCCGTCCATGGACGCGCAGGAGGTGCGATGCGGACCCGGAGCGCCGAGATGCGCGCCACGATGATGACCGCGCAGGAGGCTGTGCCCTACGACGCCGACCCGGTCGCGCGCGAGCAGGGCAGCTCGGGGCGGCTGCAGTACTTCGACATGCACCTGGGCCAGCGCTTCGTGGACACGGGATCGATGCGGCCCTGACGACGACAGTGATCGGCGTGACGCGCAGCGCGGGGACCGCGACGGCGGTGGTGGCCGCCGTCGGGGCGGCCGCTCTCTGGGGCACCACCGGCACCGCGCAGGCCCTCGGCCCGGAGGGCACCCAACCGATCTCGGTGGGCGCCCTGCGCATCGTCGTCGGCGCGGTCGCCCTGGCGTTGCTGGCCGTCGCGGTCCGGCCCGGCGCTCCGGCCCCCCTGGCCGCCCAGCGGGTGCGGGTCCCCCAGCCGGTCGTCCTCCTGCTCGGCGGTCTCTGCGTCGCGGCCTACCAGGTGTGCTTCTTCGAAGGGGTCGCCCGCGCCGGGGTGGCGGTCGGCACCGTCGTGGCCCTCGGGACCGCGCCGCTGGCGACCGGTCTGCTCGGTCTGCTCCTGGCCGAGAGGCCGAGTCGTCGGTGGGGCCTCGCGACGGCCGGCGCCGTCACGGGAGTCGTCCTCCTCGTGACCGGATCGGCGGGGACGGGCGGGCCGATCGACGCGCTGGGCATCCTCGCCGCCGTCGGCGCGGGGCTGTCCTACGCGGGCTACACGGTCGCCGCGCGGACGCTCCTGCTGCGGGGAGTGCGGGGGCTGGTCGTCATGGCCGGGCTCTTCGTCGCCGGTGCGATCCTGCTGCTGCCGGCCCTCCTCTCGGCCGACCTGGCCTGGCTGCGCTCCCCGGCCGGGTGGGCGATGGTGCTGTGGCTCGGGATCGGCGCGACCGGTGTCTCCTACGTGCTCTTCCAGCACGGGCTGGCCCGGCTCTCCGCGAGCACGGTCGCCACCCTCTCCCTCGCCGAGCCGGTCACGGCCACGCTGCTCGGGGTGCTCGTCCTGCGCGAGAGCCTTTCCCTCCTGACGGGTGTCGGCATCGCCGTGGTCCTGCTCAGCCTGCTCCTCGTGGCGGCCCCGGCGCGCCGCCGCGGACGTCGCGTCGGCACGGTGTCGGCTCGGCCCCGGCCATGAGGACGGTCGCCTTCCACTGGAGCGGCGGCAAGGACTCTGCGCTCGCCCTGACCGCCCTGCTCGCCGACGACGGCGTCGTCGTCGACCGGCTGGTGACGACCGTCCACGCCGGCGGGGCCTCGACGGTGCACGACATCCCGGTCGACCTCCTGCAGGCCCAGGCGGGCAGCATCGGTCTGCCGCTGCAGACCGTGACGCTCCCGGGCCCGGGGCTGGACGGCTACGTCGAGGCGATGGACACGGCCGCGGTCGGGATGCGAAGGGAGGGCATCGACGCCTTCGCCTTCGGTGACCTGTCGTCCTCCGGGGTGTTCGACCACAAGCGCGCCCAGTTCGAGCCGCTGGGGATCGAGGTGCTCGAGCCGCTGTGGGGACTGAGCTCTCGCGAGTGCGTCGAGAGGTTCCTCGCGTCGGGCATCCGCGCCGTCACGGTGGTCGTCGACGCAGCCGTGCTCGGACCGGAGAGTCTCGGGGTCCCCCTGGACCACGGCTTCTTCGCGGGCCTCCCGGATGGGGCCGACCCGTGCGGTGAGCTGGGCGAGTTCCACTCCTTCGCGCACGACGGACCGCTGTTCCGGGCTTCGGTGGACTTCGTGCTCGACGCGCCCCACCGGGTCGAGCAGGAGATCCGCACCACCGACGGGGTGCGCACCTACGCCTACTGGCTGTCGACGCCCCGATCGCGTCGGTGACCCGAGCCCTGCGTCACCGCGTGCACCAGGACGCGCAGCTCCTGCTGCCGGACCGTGAAGGTCATCGGCGTCTCCCCGACGATGTCGCCGTCGGCGTACACGCGGTACCCGGTCGGCGACGTGACGTCGATGGTGCTCCCGCGATCGGCACGGATGTCGACGCCGTCGACGTGGGTGCCCCTGAAGTAGCGCGGCAGCAGCATCGGGTACTTCCACCGCGGCAGGCCCTCGACCGTGGTGACGTCGAGCTCGCCGTCGTCGAGGAGGGCATCGGGGTTGGCCCTCATGCCGGCGCCGTAGCGACCGGAGTTGCCGATGGCGACGCTCCAGCCGTCGAAGGTGCGGGCCTGACCGTCCGTCGTCATGGTGATCGACGTCGTGCGGGTCTCGAGGAGCGCGCGGGCGCCGCCGTAGGCGTAGACGAGCGCCGCCGGCAGCCAGGCCGGCGCCGCGTTGGCGTGGTCGTTGGCCCGGGAGTCGTACCCGACCGTCGCCACCCCGAGGAAGGGGGTCCCTCCCGCGAGGCCGACATCCACCCTTCGCTCGGTGGCCAGAGGAAGGGAGGATGTCGCCTGACGCAGGTCGCGCGACCCGCCGAGGGCGCGGATGAAGTCGCAGCCGCGTCCCCCGGGCAGCGGGGCGACGAGCGCGCCGGAGCGGATGGCTCCCTCGGCGACCCGGGCGACGAGACCGTCGCCGCCGAGGGCCACGAGCAGCTGGTCGTCGGGTTCGGCGGCGGCAGCGATCTGCACGGCGTGCTCGGCGGACTCCGTGACGGCCACGTCCACCGACCACCCGTGCGAGCGCAGGATGTCCGTGACGACCGGGATCATCGCCCTGGCCGCGCCGTTGCGGGCGGTGGGGTTGACCACGACGAGGGCGTCGGTCATCCCTCGTCGTCCGGGATGAGTTTGCCGGGGTTGAGTACGCCCGTCGGGTCCAGCTCGGCCTTGACGGCGCGCAGGATGCGGATACCCCCGTCGCCGATCTCGTCCCTCATCCAGGGGCGGTGGTCGGTGCCCACGGCGTGGTGGTAGGTGATGGTCCCCCCTGCGTCGATCATCGCCTGGCCCGCGGCGGTCCTGATCCGACGCCACTGGGCCAGTGGGTCGTCCTCGGCGGAGGCCATGACGGTGTAGTAGAGGGAGGCGCCACCGCCCTCGAGGTGCGAGACGTGGCACTGCACCCAGCCGCGTCCCGTGGCCGTGACGATCGCCGAGCGGACCGCGTCGTAGAGGTGCTCGAGGTTGTCCCACGTGGTCGCGGTCTCGACGGTCTCGACGAAGACACCGCGGTCCATGAGGTGGTCGCGCTGGTACGGGCCGCGGAACCTGCCCGTCATCCAGTGCTCGGCGATGGAGTCGGTCAGCCTCACGGCGCCGTGGCGCTTGAGGACCGCCGCGAGCTTCTTGCGGCGGAAGCGCAGCGTGGCCTTGTCGCGGTCCTCCAGCTGGAAGACCGCGAGGGCCGGCTCGCGCCAGCCGCGGGCGCGCACGCGACCCATCCCGGCCATCCCGGCCAGTCCGGCCTGCGCCATCACCGTCGTCGTCTCGTCGTGGTCGGACAGGCGGGCGACATCCGGCATGATCCCGCGGCCGAGCTCCTGCGCGAGGTCTCGGAAGGCGGCGAACCCGGTCGGGGTGTCGTGCAGCGCCCAGGACTCCTGGTGCTCGATCGTCGGCCGACGGGACAGCTGGACGGTCGCCTCGGTGACGACACCGAGCAGCCCCTCGCTGCCGATGACGAGGTCGAGGAGCTTCGGCCCGGCAGCGGTCTCGTTGGCCGGGGCCCGGCCACCGACGACCAGCTCACCGGTCGGGGTGGCCATCGTGGCGGAGACGACGTTCTCCTCGAAGCGGCCGTAACCCGAGGAGGCCTGCCCGGCACTGCGGGTGACGAGGTACCCACCGAGGGTGGCCTGCTGGTGGCTCTGCGGGAAGTGCCCCAGGGTCAGGTCGTGCTCCTGGAAGACGGCCTCGGCCTCGGGCCCGCGGACACCGGCCTGCACGACAGCGGTCTGGGACACCGGGTCGACCCCGCGCACCCTGTTGAGACGGCGCAGGTCGAGGCTGATGACCGCGGAGAACCGACCCCGCACCGGGTCGACGCCTCCGACGACGCTCGTGCCACCCCCGAAGGGGACGACGGCCACCTCGTGCTCGACGCAGGCGGCGAGGAGGCCGGAGACCTCCTTCGAGGTGCCCGGGAAGACCACGGCGTCGGGGGCCCGGGAGCCGTCACCGGTACGCAGCCGGTAGAGGTCCGCATAGCTCTTGCCGCCGGCATGCTCGACCCGGTCGAGACGATCGGTGGAGACGTGCTCGTCACCGACGACGGCGACGAGCGCCGCACGGGCGGCCTCGGTGAGGTGCACCTCGGGCAGCCGCACCTCCCCGAGCGCGACGGGTGGGGCGTCGTGGGCGGCGGGCTCGACCCTGCCGAGGAACTTCAGCAGCGGCCAGCCACCGGTCGGCAGCGGTCTGACCTGCCCCGGGTCACCCCACCCGTGCCAGACGGAACGCCGCGGGAGCTCGGTGAGATCTGCCATTGCGCCATTGTGCACAGCCCGTGACCTGCGGGGACCACGAAGTCCTCGCAATTCGGGGTTGACTGAACGCACAGTCAGGAGTGTACTGACTGAGTGAACAGTCAGTGGATCCCGTCATGAGTGCCGACGACCGCGAGGGGATCGTGCGCATCCGCGATGCCGCCATCGAGCTCTTCGGCGAGAAGGGCGTGGCCGGCACCAGCCTGAAGTCGATCGCCGCGCGCGCCGAGGTGTCGCAGGGGCTGGTGATCCACCACTTCGGGTCGAAGGCCGGGCTGCACCGCGCCTGCGACGAGCACGTGGCCCGACTGATCCGCAACAACAAGGAGACGGTCCTCGCCGGCGGTCCGCAGATGAATCCGTTGGCGGCCCTGCAGATGATGCAGGAGAGCCGCCCGCTGCTGCGCTACCTCGTGCGGACCCTGAGCGAGGGTGGCGAGCAGGTCGGCCGGCTCGTGGACGACATGGTGGCCGACGCCGAGGTCTACATGGCCGCGAGCGAGCAGGCCGGACTGCTCAAGCCGAGCAGCGTCCCCCGCGAGCGCGCGGTCGTCCTGGTCCTCTGGTCGCTCGGCGCCCTCGTCCTGCACGAGCAGCTCCACCGCCTGCTCG
Above is a window of Janibacter cremeus DNA encoding:
- a CDS encoding diacylglycerol/lipid kinase family protein, producing the protein MTDALVVVNPTARNGAARAMIPVVTDILRSHGWSVDVAVTESAEHAVQIAAAAEPDDQLLVALGGDGLVARVAEGAIRSGALVAPLPGGRGCDFIRALGGSRDLRQATSSLPLATERRVDVGLAGGTPFLGVATVGYDSRANDHANAAPAWLPAALVYAYGGARALLETRTTSITMTTDGQARTFDGWSVAIGNSGRYGAGMRANPDALLDDGELDVTTVEGLPRWKYPMLLPRYFRGTHVDGVDIRADRGSTIDVTSPTGYRVYADGDIVGETPMTFTVRQQELRVLVHAVTQGSGHRRDRGVDSQ
- a CDS encoding TetR/AcrR family transcriptional regulator produces the protein MSADDREGIVRIRDAAIELFGEKGVAGTSLKSIAARAEVSQGLVIHHFGSKAGLHRACDEHVARLIRNNKETVLAGGPQMNPLAALQMMQESRPLLRYLVRTLSEGGEQVGRLVDDMVADAEVYMAASEQAGLLKPSSVPRERAVVLVLWSLGALVLHEQLHRLLGVDFLAPGTDPEDLAPYFRPVMELYTQGLITEGAYSEMAGLFEPPTDTTATDGTSAAADHQETS
- a CDS encoding FAD-binding oxidoreductase, whose protein sequence is MADLTELPRRSVWHGWGDPGQVRPLPTGGWPLLKFLGRVEPAAHDAPPVALGEVRLPEVHLTEAARAALVAVVGDEHVSTDRLDRVEHAGGKSYADLYRLRTGDGSRAPDAVVFPGTSKEVSGLLAACVEHEVAVVPFGGGTSVVGGVDPVRGRFSAVISLDLRRLNRVRGVDPVSQTAVVQAGVRGPEAEAVFQEHDLTLGHFPQSHQQATLGGYLVTRSAGQASSGYGRFEENVVSATMATPTGELVVGGRAPANETAAGPKLLDLVIGSEGLLGVVTEATVQLSRRPTIEHQESWALHDTPTGFAAFRDLAQELGRGIMPDVARLSDHDETTTVMAQAGLAGMAGMGRVRARGWREPALAVFQLEDRDKATLRFRRKKLAAVLKRHGAVRLTDSIAEHWMTGRFRGPYQRDHLMDRGVFVETVETATTWDNLEHLYDAVRSAIVTATGRGWVQCHVSHLEGGGASLYYTVMASAEDDPLAQWRRIRTAAGQAMIDAGGTITYHHAVGTDHRPWMRDEIGDGGIRILRAVKAELDPTGVLNPGKLIPDDEG